A section of the bacterium genome encodes:
- a CDS encoding sulfite exporter TauE/SafE family protein: protein MSELTSLQWGIMALAALIIGLAKSGLPGLGILAVPLVAAVIPAKISTGLILPMLIAGDIIGVMYYHRHAEWPRLFKLFPWTIAGIFAGWLSMGHLTDAQIRPIIGGIVLFMLGLNLWRQRFANPESLVPHHHGVAVLIGLLAGFTTMMANAAGPIMGIYLLSMKLPPTAFIGTSAWFFLLVNTFKVPFSAQLGLITLPSLTFNALLLPFIALGAWLGIRFARHIPRKVFEVLVQLFAAIGAIKLFF, encoded by the coding sequence ATGAGCGAACTGACTTCTTTGCAATGGGGGATTATGGCCCTGGCCGCGCTGATCATCGGCCTGGCTAAAAGCGGCCTTCCCGGGTTGGGGATTCTGGCGGTCCCGCTGGTGGCGGCCGTGATCCCGGCCAAGATCTCCACCGGCCTGATCCTGCCCATGCTGATTGCCGGGGATATCATTGGCGTGATGTACTATCATCGGCACGCCGAGTGGCCGCGGTTATTCAAGCTCTTTCCCTGGACGATCGCCGGCATTTTCGCCGGCTGGCTGTCGATGGGCCACCTGACAGATGCCCAGATCCGCCCGATCATCGGCGGCATTGTCCTGTTCATGCTGGGATTGAATCTGTGGCGACAACGCTTTGCGAATCCCGAAAGCCTGGTTCCACACCATCACGGGGTCGCCGTCCTGATCGGCCTGCTGGCGGGGTTCACCACCATGATGGCCAATGCCGCCGGCCCGATCATGGGGATTTATCTGCTGTCCATGAAACTCCCGCCCACGGCCTTCATCGGCACCAGCGCTTGGTTCTTCCTGCTGGTCAACACCTTCAAGGTCCCCTTCAGCGCCCAGTTGGGCCTGATCACCCTCCCCTCCCTGACCTTCAACGCCCTGCTGCTGCCGTTCATCGCCTTGGGCGCCTGGCTCGGCATCCGCTTCGCCCGCCA
- a CDS encoding glutamine synthetase III, with the protein MNGCCESVKKQSLPEMFGSNVFSDVVMRARLPKNVYKKLRSTIDEGKELDPSIADVVANAMKDWAIEKGATHYCHWFQPMTGITAEKHDAFISPTADGRIMMEFSGKELTQGEPDASSFPSGGIRATFEARGYTVWDCTSPVFVKTDGLNTTLFIPTSFASYTGEALDKKTPLLRSMQALNKQGMRVLKALGNNTSKRVITTLGGEQEYFLIDRQFVEKRSDLRFAGRTLFGAPPPKGQELEDQYFGAIHERVASFMADLNEELWKMGVSAKTQHNEVAPAQHELAPVYATVNIGVDHNQLAMEMMQRIARKHAFVCVLHEKPFAGVNGSGKHNNWALCTDDGINLLNPGNTPHDNMQFLVFLFATIRAVHKYADLLRATVATPGNDHRLGANEAPPAIVSIFLGDQLTDIYQQIKKGGASRSKQGGNLKLGVTTLPSIPMDTTDRNRTSPFAFTGNKFEFRMPGSSQSLSGPNFVLNTIVADALSEMADALQGAKNINASVQTLLQKYAKEHEAIIFNGDNYTEEWKKEAAKRGLHNIRNCVDGINVMMEKENAKVMIKHGTLPKEEIHARHEILLEHYIKTINIEAKTMLSMARREILPSLISYATDLAHGVNAVEAAGVDAVIQSKLLQEVNDAAAEMGLSIDVLADLLAEAASEPAVGKKAVAYRDVVVPAMVALRKVSDGIEPVVDAEYWPLPTYADMLFYR; encoded by the coding sequence ATGAATGGATGTTGTGAATCTGTTAAGAAGCAATCTCTGCCTGAAATGTTTGGATCGAATGTGTTCAGTGATGTGGTGATGCGGGCGCGTCTGCCGAAGAATGTCTACAAGAAGCTGCGTTCGACGATCGATGAGGGCAAGGAGCTGGATCCCTCCATTGCCGATGTCGTGGCCAATGCGATGAAGGATTGGGCGATTGAGAAGGGGGCCACGCATTACTGTCATTGGTTCCAGCCGATGACCGGGATCACGGCGGAAAAGCATGACGCGTTCATTTCCCCGACGGCCGACGGGCGGATCATGATGGAATTCAGCGGCAAGGAGCTGACGCAGGGTGAGCCGGATGCCTCCTCCTTCCCCTCGGGCGGCATTCGCGCCACCTTTGAAGCCCGTGGCTACACCGTCTGGGATTGCACCTCCCCGGTCTTTGTCAAGACGGATGGGCTCAACACCACCTTGTTCATTCCCACCTCCTTTGCCTCCTATACCGGCGAGGCGCTGGACAAGAAGACGCCGTTGCTGCGTTCGATGCAGGCCCTGAACAAGCAGGGGATGCGGGTGTTGAAGGCGTTGGGCAATAACACCAGCAAGCGCGTCATCACCACCCTGGGTGGCGAGCAGGAGTATTTCCTGATTGACCGTCAGTTTGTCGAGAAGCGTTCGGACCTCCGGTTTGCCGGCCGCACCCTGTTCGGGGCGCCTCCGCCGAAAGGGCAGGAACTGGAAGACCAGTATTTCGGCGCCATTCATGAGCGGGTCGCCTCGTTCATGGCGGACCTGAATGAGGAACTGTGGAAGATGGGGGTGTCGGCCAAGACGCAGCACAACGAGGTGGCCCCTGCCCAGCACGAACTGGCGCCGGTTTACGCCACGGTCAACATCGGGGTGGATCACAACCAGCTGGCCATGGAGATGATGCAGCGGATTGCCCGCAAGCACGCGTTCGTCTGCGTGTTGCACGAAAAGCCCTTCGCGGGCGTCAATGGCTCCGGCAAGCACAACAACTGGGCGCTCTGCACGGATGACGGCATCAATTTGTTGAATCCCGGCAACACGCCGCATGACAACATGCAGTTCCTGGTGTTCCTGTTCGCCACGATTCGCGCGGTGCACAAGTATGCCGACCTGCTGCGGGCCACGGTGGCCACGCCGGGTAATGACCATCGTCTGGGGGCCAACGAGGCGCCGCCGGCGATTGTGTCGATCTTCCTGGGCGACCAGCTGACGGACATCTACCAGCAGATCAAGAAGGGTGGCGCGAGCCGCTCGAAGCAGGGCGGGAATTTGAAGCTGGGCGTGACCACGCTTCCTTCGATCCCCATGGACACCACCGATCGCAACCGGACCTCGCCCTTTGCCTTTACCGGCAATAAGTTCGAGTTCCGCATGCCGGGGTCGTCGCAGTCCCTGAGCGGGCCGAACTTCGTGCTGAACACGATTGTGGCGGACGCCTTGTCGGAGATGGCGGATGCCCTGCAGGGCGCCAAGAACATCAATGCGAGTGTCCAGACGTTGTTGCAGAAATACGCCAAGGAACACGAGGCGATTATCTTCAACGGTGACAACTACACCGAAGAGTGGAAGAAAGAAGCCGCCAAGCGCGGGCTGCACAACATCCGCAACTGTGTGGATGGCATCAATGTCATGATGGAGAAAGAGAATGCCAAGGTGATGATCAAGCATGGCACCCTCCCCAAAGAGGAAATCCATGCGCGTCATGAAATTCTCCTGGAGCATTACATCAAGACCATCAACATCGAGGCCAAGACGATGTTATCCATGGCGCGGCGTGAAATCCTGCCGTCCCTGATCAGTTATGCGACGGATCTGGCGCACGGCGTGAATGCCGTTGAGGCGGCCGGCGTGGATGCCGTGATTCAGTCGAAATTGCTGCAGGAAGTGAATGACGCGGCCGCCGAGATGGGGCTGTCGATTGATGTCCTGGCGGATCTGCTTGCCGAGGCCGCGAGCGAGCCGGCGGTGGGCAAGAAAGCCGTGGCCTACCGGGACGTCGTGGTTCCGGCCATGGTGGCGTTGCGCAAGGTGTCGGATGGAATTGAACCGGTGGTGGATGCCGAGTATTGGCCGCTGCCGACTTATGCTGACATGTTGTTCTATCGTTGA
- the gltB gene encoding glutamate synthase large subunit codes for MNGMPVPQGLYDPANEHDNCGVGFLANIDGVQSHRIVSDSIEVLKNLLHRGAVGGDLSTGDGAGVLLQISDKFFRKEAALLKFTLPPTGAYGVGMLFLPQSKARSQCLSTIKQVIQEEGLDFIGWRDVPTDGGILGAEARAAQPFVMQVFVGGGKWSGPALDRKLYVVRKQCQHRVAEVISPEERFYIPSFSSRTIVYKGLLMGGQVSGFYKDLNDPDMESAVAVIHQRYSTNTFPSWELSQPFRFLAHNGEINTLRGNINQMQARENGLASPLFGDDIRKLIPIIDPGGSDSACLDNALELLVAGGRSISHSMMMLIPEAWGAKYPIGPDQKGFFEYHAGLMEPWDGPATVAFTDGSVVGTLLDRNGLRPARYTITKDNFIVMASEAGVLDIPAERVLEKGALRPGQMMLVDLARKRVLKDKELKSQLSRRQPYRRWVEENKVSVQGLFEAMAPITPKAESLLQRQRLFGYTREDVQILLEAMASKAHEAVGSMGTDTPLAVFSEKPQLLFSYFKQLFAQITNPPIDPIREELVMSLMTFIGNPSNILLETPQYARLIKLRHPFLSNEDLEQIRGLGLKDFSAATIPIGFPAGGSGAELNAALDQLCVSADERVADGKNLLILSDRDLADGMAPIPVLMAVAAVNRHLVRSGRRTGMGLIVETGEAREVMHMALLLGYGATTINPYLAFETIADLALRKELSADIGPAKATENYVGSLCEGLRKVMSKMGISTLRSYRSAQVFEAVGIDQALVDRFFTGTASRVGGIGLPEIATEANARYHEAYSAQTAALSFLPAGGQYRYRRDGERHLWSPEAIANLQHATRAGDVKLYREYARLINDQAEKQFTLRGMFKFKPGTPVPLAEVEPVAGIMKRFVTGAMSFGSISREAHESMAIAMNRLGGMSNSGEGGEDPARYQPLPNGDSRCSAIKQIASGRFGVTTEFCVNCRELQIKIAQGAKPGEGGQLPGHKVNEEIAKVRHSTPGVTLISPPPHHDIYSIEDIKQLIYDLKNVNPEARVSVKLVSELGVGTIAAGVVKAHADMVLISGYDGGTGASPLSSIKHAGAPWELGLAETQQTLVLNNLRGQVRLQTDGQIKTGRDVVVAALLGAEEYGFATTALVVLGCIMMRKCHNNTCPVGVATQDPKLRKLFAGSPDHLVNFFTFIASEVREIMAELGFRTIDEMIGRSDCLEMNQAITFWKAKGLDFSKILYRPPGDGPVRCVGKQDHELASAMDLKLIPKVKAAIETGKPVSLENPIRNVNRTVGTMIAGLVAKKYGHTGLPDDTITLTFKGSAGQSFGAWCARGMTLVLEGESNDFLGKGLSGGRIIVKPFPGATYVAESNIIAGNVLLYGATCGEVFLNGAVGERFAIRNSGATAVVEGIGDHGCEYMTGGRVVVLGHTGVNFGAGMSGGLAYIYDEHRIFDARCNLDMVDLELVVSATDKAELRGLLEKHLRYTGSLKAKRILENWEEQLPYFIKVFPMEYRRVMGQMMKEDEATERAEVIHG; via the coding sequence ATGAATGGAATGCCTGTCCCCCAGGGGTTATATGATCCCGCCAATGAACACGACAATTGCGGCGTTGGGTTTCTTGCCAATATTGACGGGGTTCAGTCCCATCGCATCGTCTCCGATAGTATTGAAGTCCTGAAAAACCTGTTGCATCGCGGCGCCGTGGGCGGCGATTTGAGCACGGGTGATGGCGCAGGGGTCTTGCTGCAAATCTCCGATAAGTTTTTCCGCAAAGAGGCGGCCCTGCTGAAATTCACGTTGCCCCCGACGGGGGCCTATGGGGTGGGCATGCTGTTCCTGCCCCAGTCGAAGGCCCGGAGCCAATGCCTGTCGACCATCAAGCAGGTGATCCAGGAGGAAGGGTTGGACTTCATCGGCTGGCGGGATGTTCCCACCGATGGCGGGATCCTGGGGGCCGAGGCGCGTGCGGCGCAACCGTTCGTCATGCAGGTGTTCGTGGGCGGGGGGAAATGGTCCGGACCGGCGCTCGACCGCAAGTTGTATGTGGTCCGCAAGCAGTGTCAGCACCGGGTGGCGGAGGTGATCAGCCCTGAGGAGCGGTTTTACATTCCCAGTTTTTCCTCCCGTACGATTGTGTACAAGGGCCTGCTGATGGGGGGCCAGGTTTCCGGTTTCTACAAGGATTTGAACGATCCGGACATGGAGAGCGCCGTGGCGGTGATTCATCAGCGCTACAGCACCAATACGTTCCCGTCATGGGAGCTATCCCAGCCCTTCCGGTTTCTGGCCCACAATGGTGAAATCAACACGCTGCGCGGGAATATCAACCAGATGCAGGCCCGCGAGAACGGGTTGGCCTCGCCGCTGTTCGGCGATGATATCCGCAAGCTGATCCCGATTATTGACCCCGGGGGAAGTGATTCCGCCTGTCTGGATAATGCGCTGGAGCTGCTGGTCGCCGGGGGCCGTTCGATTTCGCATTCGATGATGATGCTGATTCCGGAAGCGTGGGGGGCGAAATATCCCATTGGCCCGGATCAGAAGGGGTTTTTCGAATACCATGCGGGCTTGATGGAGCCTTGGGACGGTCCGGCCACGGTGGCGTTCACGGACGGCTCGGTCGTCGGGACCCTGCTGGACCGCAATGGTCTGCGTCCGGCGCGGTATACGATCACGAAAGATAATTTTATTGTGATGGCCTCCGAGGCAGGGGTGCTGGATATTCCCGCGGAACGGGTGCTGGAGAAGGGGGCCCTGCGCCCCGGCCAGATGATGCTGGTGGATCTGGCCCGCAAGCGCGTGCTGAAGGACAAGGAGCTCAAAAGCCAGCTGTCCCGTCGTCAGCCCTATCGCCGCTGGGTTGAGGAAAACAAGGTTTCGGTACAGGGCCTGTTTGAGGCCATGGCGCCCATCACTCCGAAAGCCGAGTCGCTGCTCCAGCGGCAACGGTTGTTCGGGTATACGCGTGAAGACGTCCAGATCCTGCTGGAGGCCATGGCCTCCAAGGCGCATGAGGCCGTCGGTTCGATGGGGACGGACACGCCGCTGGCGGTCTTTTCCGAAAAGCCGCAACTGCTCTTTTCGTATTTCAAGCAGCTGTTCGCCCAGATCACCAATCCGCCCATTGATCCGATTCGCGAAGAACTCGTCATGTCATTAATGACGTTCATCGGGAATCCCTCCAACATCCTGCTGGAAACGCCGCAGTATGCCCGCCTGATCAAGTTGCGGCATCCCTTCCTGTCGAATGAGGATCTGGAGCAGATCCGCGGGCTCGGGCTCAAGGACTTCAGTGCCGCCACGATCCCGATCGGGTTTCCGGCGGGCGGTTCCGGCGCGGAGTTGAATGCGGCGTTGGATCAGTTGTGCGTATCCGCGGATGAACGGGTGGCCGACGGCAAGAACCTCCTGATTCTGAGTGACCGGGATTTGGCCGACGGGATGGCGCCCATACCGGTGTTGATGGCGGTGGCGGCCGTCAACCGGCATCTGGTGCGCAGCGGGCGCCGGACCGGAATGGGCCTGATTGTGGAAACCGGTGAAGCCCGTGAGGTGATGCACATGGCCCTGCTGCTCGGCTATGGGGCCACCACGATCAACCCCTACCTGGCGTTTGAAACCATTGCCGATCTCGCGCTCCGGAAAGAGCTGAGTGCGGATATCGGGCCGGCCAAGGCGACGGAAAATTATGTGGGCTCCCTGTGTGAAGGGCTCCGTAAAGTCATGTCGAAGATGGGGATTTCGACCCTGCGAAGTTATCGCAGTGCCCAGGTGTTCGAGGCGGTGGGAATTGACCAGGCGCTGGTCGATCGCTTTTTCACCGGCACGGCCTCCCGGGTGGGCGGCATCGGCCTGCCGGAAATCGCGACCGAGGCGAATGCCCGCTACCACGAGGCGTATTCCGCCCAGACGGCGGCGCTATCCTTTTTGCCGGCCGGTGGCCAGTATCGCTACCGCCGGGATGGCGAGCGGCATCTCTGGTCCCCGGAGGCGATTGCCAACCTCCAGCACGCGACCCGTGCCGGGGATGTGAAACTGTACCGCGAGTATGCCCGGCTGATCAATGACCAGGCGGAGAAGCAGTTCACCCTGCGGGGCATGTTCAAGTTTAAGCCCGGGACCCCGGTGCCTCTGGCGGAAGTCGAGCCGGTGGCCGGGATCATGAAGCGGTTCGTCACCGGTGCCATGTCGTTCGGATCGATCAGCCGCGAAGCCCATGAGTCGATGGCCATCGCCATGAACCGGCTGGGCGGCATGAGTAACAGTGGCGAGGGCGGCGAGGATCCGGCGCGCTATCAGCCGCTTCCCAACGGGGACAGCCGGTGCAGCGCCATCAAGCAGATCGCCAGCGGACGGTTCGGGGTCACCACGGAATTCTGCGTGAATTGCCGCGAGCTCCAGATCAAGATCGCCCAGGGCGCCAAGCCGGGTGAGGGCGGGCAGCTGCCCGGTCACAAGGTGAATGAGGAGATTGCCAAAGTGCGGCACTCGACCCCGGGGGTGACCCTGATCTCGCCGCCGCCGCATCATGACATCTATTCCATTGAGGATATCAAGCAGCTGATCTACGACCTCAAGAACGTCAATCCGGAAGCGCGGGTCTCGGTGAAGCTGGTCTCGGAACTGGGAGTGGGGACGATCGCCGCCGGCGTGGTGAAAGCGCATGCGGATATGGTCCTGATCAGCGGTTACGATGGCGGCACCGGCGCCTCGCCGTTGTCCTCCATCAAGCATGCCGGCGCGCCCTGGGAACTCGGACTGGCCGAGACCCAGCAGACGCTGGTGTTGAATAACCTGCGAGGACAGGTCCGGCTGCAGACAGATGGCCAGATCAAGACCGGGCGTGATGTGGTGGTGGCGGCCTTGCTGGGAGCCGAGGAATATGGCTTTGCGACCACTGCCCTGGTGGTGCTGGGCTGCATCATGATGCGCAAGTGTCATAACAATACCTGTCCGGTAGGCGTGGCGACCCAGGACCCGAAGTTGCGTAAGTTGTTTGCCGGAAGTCCGGATCACCTGGTCAATTTCTTCACCTTCATCGCCAGTGAAGTCCGGGAAATCATGGCGGAACTGGGCTTCCGCACCATTGATGAAATGATCGGCCGCTCGGATTGTCTGGAAATGAACCAGGCGATCACCTTCTGGAAGGCGAAGGGCCTCGACTTTTCGAAGATTCTCTATCGTCCGCCGGGAGACGGACCGGTCCGGTGTGTCGGGAAGCAGGATCACGAGCTGGCCAGTGCGATGGATCTTAAATTGATCCCGAAGGTCAAGGCGGCGATTGAAACCGGGAAGCCGGTCTCGTTGGAAAATCCAATCCGGAACGTGAACCGGACGGTCGGCACGATGATTGCCGGGCTGGTGGCGAAGAAATACGGTCATACCGGGCTGCCGGATGACACGATCACCCTGACCTTCAAGGGCTCGGCCGGACAGAGTTTCGGGGCCTGGTGTGCCAGGGGCATGACCCTCGTGCTGGAAGGGGAGTCCAATGACTTCCTGGGCAAGGGGTTGTCCGGTGGCCGGATCATCGTCAAGCCCTTCCCGGGGGCGACGTACGTGGCGGAGTCGAACATCATTGCCGGGAATGTGCTGCTGTACGGGGCGACCTGTGGAGAAGTTTTCCTGAATGGTGCGGTCGGGGAGCGGTTCGCCATTCGCAACAGTGGCGCGACGGCGGTGGTGGAGGGGATTGGCGATCACGGCTGCGAATATATGACGGGCGGCCGGGTGGTGGTGCTGGGTCATACCGGGGTCAATTTCGGGGCCGGCATGAGCGGGGGACTCGCCTACATTTATGATGAACACCGGATCTTTGATGCCCGCTGTAATTTAGACATGGTGGACTTGGAACTGGTGGTCAGCGCGACGGATAAGGCGGAACTACGGGGCTTGCTGGAGAAGCACCTGCGCTATACCGGGAGCCTGAAAGCCAAACGCATCCTGGAGAACTGGGAAGAACAATTGCCGTATTTCATCAAGGTGTTCCCGATGGAATACCGCCGTGTGATGGGCCAGATGATGAAGGAAGACGAAGCGACCGAACGAGCAGAGGTG